AAGAATTCGGGTACTTCCGGGTGCCGTAAGGGATCTGCAGTTCCATGTTCCAAGTTTCCAATCGTTAGTCCTATTTCGTAGCGTGGGTCGATTACCGTTATTCCGATTCGAATCATTTTGATGTCCTTCCGTTGCGATGGTATTGGGGGTGGCTTGCAAGGCCTCTTCCCCAACCTCCTGTCTCGTCGGAGGGCCTACGCTTCGCAATTGTTTAAAGTCCCGTACGAAGCCAGGACCGAAGAGAGAGCCAGCCGCCCCTAACATGGAGAACAGACACCCTCCCAAGGGGTTGGGTTTCCTCGTATACCCAAGCTCAGATATTTGGAGAAACATGTTACCGTTCTGTACGCCGGGGACGTATTGGGTGGGAATAAGGAATGGAGAGTCTATGTTATCTTTCTAGAAGCTTCGAATCCATTCCCGTATCAGTGGAGTGTTGATACTACACTGCCAACAGAACAAACGCTCCTGTATTGCACGCAAATTAAAATGTGTCCTGTTGTCTTCCCCATCGTCCAGCATAAGTTCCAGCACGGCACGACGACGTGCAGCTACTTTTGCTTCACGCTCTTCCTGCTCTTTCGCTTGCTGGATCGCTTCACGATCtttctgtttggtttttttcttgtcacCCACATCGAATTCCTTGTCGTCGAAAGCACTCGCAAAGAATGGATCGTGGTGTACTTCAACTGGTGAAGAAGAACTGATGAAAAAAGGAATGGTGTACTTCAACTTAAGGACTACAGCTACACCAACACGCTGGGAAGCGAAGAACCGCGAGAGGCGCAATTAGGCGCTGATAATAAGTTTTAATTTCTTACTCATTGCCCGCGGGCCGCCTCAAGATtaagcaacaacaagaaaaaaaggtagcTCTGGTGCGGAAAGGAGATTGCTTTCTCTAATCATACTGATGCCGGAAGTGTGGAACCGTACCCCAGAGTGGGCAGTCCCGGGGCCGATAAAACCATTCcagcatctttttttttgcttgtgtcgcttttttgttgcttaagTGGGAGTTGGGATGGCGTTGAATGGTTGATGGGTTTTGCAAGTTTTAATTACTACAAGTGGTAGTAATCTACCGGTGTAGATTCATTGGCGCGCTATTGAGAAAGACATTTAGGCTATATATgtgtatatttaaaataattgaccAACTGCTTCATGGAAAATAGACAAATGGAAATTCAGTTTCAGTAGCAAAGTGCCTCAACTAGTTTGAGATTTCGAGCCGTCTTTGTCCTCCAAAACGGACCCTATCGTCTACTGAGTCTTTGATAGACTCAGACTACTTTGTCTTCAATCCAATTCTTAACATTCTTTATATCTTATCTGCATTTGAATCGCATCGAATACAACTAATGTCGAGTTCAACAActccaaaacaaataaattatagAGTTTCTGTGTTCCAGACATTCTGGTGCTCAAAATTTAAAGCGTAGTACTTAGATATTTTTGGCAAattttccgttgttttttttttctaaacaaCGCCAGCATGTTAGTCAAAAAAACCAAGGTTATGAGTTTGGTATAAGCTGCATTGATGCCCCATCATCACTTCAAGTAATAATTAAGTTAAACTCATGTTAGGTCAGGTAAACTAAGAGCCCTATTTAATTTCTTTGACATATAAGAAATGAGGAAATTGTACTTGGCATTAAATACCTACTGGTTCGAAGTGCAAATTAGGTGGAATGGATTATATTTCATTAGAAAcatttattgtacaaaaagAGGCACGTCCATCGCGATAGCCCAGCAACATCCTATGGTAAAAAGTAATGTACCGGATCCTTCGTTTTCCAGCACTTGTTGAGCCAGAACGCTTTCTCGCAGGCGTTCTCTCCTTCCGGATACAGGCAGCGCTTGAACCAGTTTAGCGTGATAAGATGCATCGAATCCGGCAGAAAGTCTTGAATTTTCACGTAATGGAACTCGCCCTTATCATTGACCACGCCCGCTTGATGGAAGAGACAGTTCATGTAGCACTTCAGCTTGTCGTCTTCGTGGATGTCCTGATCGCTAAACCGCTTGATGGCATCTGGGTGAGTGGGTGAAGCATATCTCATTTTGACGGCGATTCTTCAAGGATAGTTAATCTTAGATCCTTACCTTCGGATACGCCCGTTTCAGCCACGCAGGCATCGTGCATGGGTTTCATCTTCTCGAGTAACTCCGGTGGAGGATACTGCACGGAGAAGCTTGTAGAAAtgatcacgatcacgatctCTTCGCGCGCTAATTCAACTTACGTTTGCATCACGTTTCGGTTCCTCGGATCTTGCGATTAGTGCGGCACCTTGCACTATCAGCAGCGTTAGCAATCGTCTGCTCGAGTAAAATCGTCCCCGCATGGTGTTGTTCGCACCCCGACGTTCTCACCCTTTGAGATGGTGCAACACGTTCTTAGCTGCGAATTGTGCATGCAATTACACAGCGGGACCAAATACGACACGCCTTGGCGACAAAACTCAGGTGGAAGCACTGGCAGTTATCAATAATTAAAACGGGAAAATGTTGAAACTTTTACTTTTGTGCCGCGCACCGGAGAACAAGGGGTCGCGATATTAAATGTAACCGTGAAGGACAAAAGTGTTGCAAGGCACGTATAATGGTGCCGCGTTGCAGCTGCGTTTGCTGCGAAAGGTTCGCACACAAAATCCCTATCAAACAGCACGTAATGCAGATGAAACGAATGACTTAAAGGATCTGCCGCCACCACTCGGGTCCCGTTTGTTTTACCCTACCGGGGACACTTTTGACTGTACACGAATTTAATTGCAAGAcagcaccaccgccaccatcaaACGGTACCGCAGCCAGATTCGGTTGTGTTCGGACGGGTTCGTTTTGTGGAGCTTTATATATAGGTTGGTGGCCGTTGTGggaggaatgagttttctaaATTACTGAACGTCAACAAACCGGTGGCCGGAGCGTAAAGCTCGCAATAAAGCCACATAAAACGGCGCACTTACTACACACCGGTCTTTCCTTCAAGGGTGCCTAGCCCTAAGAGCGGGGTCGGTTCTAAAGGGGTAGCGTAGAGACACGAGTTCTGTGATGAAGGAAAACGTTGGGAAAGCAATGTCACCatgctgttgttgatttttttttcacccgtAAAACAACAACGCATTGGAAATGGGAAAAGATTCAGCAAATCTTTAGCCGACACACTCATTTGCTGCCTGGGCGATGATGCGCACGGCGACCCTTGCAATGGGGTGCAATTACAACGCACCCCGGCACTGGCAACCGTGCAGTGAAATGCGAAATCATACGAAATAATTTACGCCCACACACAAACCCGCACTCAAATCGTTAATTCATCTTTTCAGCGGGCAgaactttaattaaaacgtGCACACGGCGCGAGTTCAATTGTGCCTTAAGCTAGCCAAGATAATTAGCGGACGGACGATTGAATGGGAATGATAATTACTGCTGCACATCGCGATGAAAAGTTTCCAGCTCCCCGTTTTGGGGTAAAAATTGAATACGGAACGTGGCACGCTCGATTGACGCAATGGCAAAGAGGGTTGTGAGCCACAAGGTACGATTagcaaaaaagaaggaataGATGATGGTACAAGAATAGGATCTGTTCAGCCAGAGATGAAAAGGGTTTACAGAAGgataaatttcaaatattcaaCAGCTCTAGAACTTTTTTGATGTTTCTGATTCCGCATAGTATGTAGTGTGTGCTTTAAATCAGTAGCTTATTAAACCGTAATAAGTTATGAATGAGAAGACGTTATTCTTTTGTGGTGATTTTACAGTGGAGAGTGATTGCTTAAACGGATGGAAGCTATTTTTGgtgtttaaaattatgataagtgaagaaaaaaatgaatgtaCTATAATTAGGAACAAAGTTTTGCATAGTACCATTCTACCCCTTTTGTACTCTGATCTGgaccacgcacacacgcatgtaCACAGTGTAGTCTTCCGGTTAGAATGACTTGTAGGCTTatggattgattgattgattgatttatttatttatataattatttattcatttgtttgtataatatttatattaatCGGCgtattataataatttatctaGAATTAATTTAGAAGGCAACACTTCAATTCCACAAGGACAAAATCGGTCTCGTTTATCCTTGTCGATACTGTTCAAAAAAAGCTGAGCGACCTCAAAAACTGGTCACAACAGCAATGGGTCACGACACGATGACACGTGACACGATTACCCCGATTACGTAGCTTTTAAGTCGTTGCACAACAGTGAAATTATCAAACATAGTGCTCACAACTCGTCATTATGAATTCTTCTCCATAGTTCTTTAAAACAATCACCGGAACAAAAGTGAGTCGATGCGCTGGGATCATATACAGGCCTCTTCTTCTCCAATGCGACTAAGTGGCGATGTTTTAGAGAGTTGTTTGAATACTAAATCTACTGAGCTCACTGGATCTACTTTGACCATATGGAAAGCATTCGGGGTGTCTGTCAAGAAAGTGTGGAACAGGGGGTGTTGGGGAGACGCCTGCTCCGCCTACCGTTAGATCCGCCGCTAGAGCTTTgtgaagattgtccgtgcggcaGTCCGGACTGCTTTCCATGTACTGCGTCTGGTACACATTTGCGCTGTCCGTCGTCAAGCAGATATGGCTTTGCTGCTGCATCTCGTGATCGacatcttccacgtcatgcttGTACACCGGGCAGTTAGACTAACCGCCCAAGATGCCTTTGTTGACGAGGATCCCATGTCTGGGATCAACCTCTTTGTCTTCAAACCcggcgaactctgctgctctacgccggctgtccactggtGTTTCTTGCGCTCCATGGTTTCCTAGCGCTGCCacttccgtatgtctggtgctggcCCTCCCCTCGCTGtcttttcgtcgtggcagcggatgtcctcctctaggagATCGTTTATCAGaggtctccttctgctgctttttgtgCTTGTTAGATTCGTGATACGAGATGCCTTGCtgcaaacctcctctagatTCCGGTCgtgctgctgtttgctgcaGAGTTCAATCTCAAGGTACTTGATCGTGCCCGTGGAAAGGATCGTGTGTctccccgctcgtagttgaCCTCTGTACCGTCATCCTTGGAGCCTTCAAGATGTCCTTCCTCACGTACTTCTCAGCTAACAGATTATCCAATGTTATAGGGATACCCACCTCAATCGGTTGGGGCCACTCTTAGTATTAACTGGAATTATAAGCGGATTTGGACAGTGGATAAATAGTAGTATACTTGGGCAGTAGTAACTTGAAGTTACAACTAATACGACTGTACAAATAATTCGCTATCTGTAAACAGCTAAACTAAAACGATCGCATTTAATTACTGTCATCTATTAAAACCACTTCCACCCGGTTTTATCTCGTTACACATCATTGCACGTAACCGTGTTTATCGTTCGTGATTTgcatttattattatgattgCGTCGGGTTTTCAATCTCGATCATCGCAAAAGGGCCGGATATTGCAAGGCTTCTGCGTGTACAAGCGCATGAATTATGCCCTTCCCATGTTCGTCGACATGGAACAGGATGTGACGGCATAAGCAAGCAACAAATAAAGCAAGAAACACCACAATTCCTTACATCGTACGGTATCGAAAGcgatgtgaaaaaaaaagaagcagctCAAATAATGCTTTCATTGcaacgataaaaataaatcacatcCTTTATTACGTTCTCTCAGGTGCAGACAAAAGCGTTGCACCGTGGTTCCTTCGTCCGGAGCGTGTGGTAGCGGTGGTACATACCACGCTGGAACAGTACTCTCGAAGAAATGGAGTTCTTATCGCGGAAGCAGTCGAGCATccttgatatttttttttctcccacctcttttcgtttcgttaaaaaaaactgcttcagcgatcttttttgttatcatttaGAACGTGCACCACGTGCATTGTGAGGGTTGAATGAGGGGAATTAAATACAACGGAGAGGGGAACAGGGTGAACAAGGGAACAGggtgaaaaaagaaagataaataaacaacCGCTCGTCCTTTTActactgtgcagcagcaggaggtataaataaaaatcgaaTCCAATTGAAAGAAATCGAGCGATGGGGTTTTGCGAACTACAGCCGAGAGCAATAAAACAGGAAACGTCTTTATCATTCGACCCGCACCCATTGGGTTGCTTCAAGTGTTCCGGTGTTTCCCGGTGGGCGCGCTAGTCATTCCAGATGAATCCAATCGTTGGCTTTTGTTGCTAAACACTCGAGCTGCTGTTTTGCACATAACGAACTTACTGGCAGCAATTTCATCCCGCCCCGGGTGAGGGCCTCAACAATGCGCTGGGtgtggtttatgttttgtacaTCCACTTCCACTGACAGGGCGCCTCCATTTCCAGCTCAccccgtgttttttttcccctggtGCGGGACAACAAGGCAAAAAGTAAACTTACATTGGGTACCATTTGTACCGATCAGAATAATTAGTGGTTGTAATTCATCAATCTTTTCGCTCGTCCATCTCGACGCGGGCATCGGATGTGGGTGACCGCAGCCACAACCGTTCCATGGCACTTTGGCGCCAAACACAAATCGTTGTCAAGATCTCGGGCAACCCTCATTTGTTTCGTACCCGGTTTTCGAACGGATTACGGGGTAGCCCTCGGACGTTGGGCGCACTGTGATGgggatatatttttaattaatctaaAACTTCTGACAATTCTCGATTTCGGGCCGAGGATTTCGTTTACTTTcggattattttatttgtccaAACGGTACAAGTGGTGGTGGCGGACCGTCTTCGTTCCACCCTTTTGTTCcatccctttttttcggtttcttgtttttttgtccacaaagggagagaaaatttaaaacactttcccAGATCGATCGGTGCGAAATGGATCTGTAATCAGTGCGATGAAGTAGGGATACTTGgcaaaaaaagtataaaaaaagGCAGCCAAGTGCGGTGACAATCCGTTTACGGCGGAGGCCGTTTTGCCGACTCGTTAGTCCGAAAGGATGGCAGTGAAATCCTCGATCGACAATGAATAATTACCACCGATTAGAGCAGGAGCGGGAAAGGATTATCTCCGGCAACGATGAATCCGAAAGCCTGGTAGACAAAGAGTTGCCCGTAGTTCTCCGACCGAGTTGGGATTAGCGTCGGAGTCGTTTTGGGGAAAGAATATAAATTAGGATTATAAATAGTACAATTTTGTTGGAGATATCTAGTCAAGAGGCCCGCTTAACATTTGGACGCTGGTTTTGCTGGTGGTAAAGTATGATAGGAAATGATTGTGATGATTATTGCAATGGTAAAAGAATGCTTTCACGAGCATTATGAGCATTATTATAATGCGAGCagtgaaatggtttattaGATCAAATTTGGTGACAAATTAATAAGCGTATCATTCTTCCGaaatttgatatgaaattaTTCCGGAAAAAGCTGA
The Anopheles moucheti chromosome 2, idAnoMoucSN_F20_07, whole genome shotgun sequence genome window above contains:
- the LOC128299533 gene encoding general odorant-binding protein 83a-like; this encodes MRGRFYSSRRLLTLLIVQGAALIARSEEPKRDANYPPPELLEKMKPMHDACVAETGVSEDAIKRFSDQDIHEDDKLKCYMNCLFHQAGVVNDKGEFHYVKIQDFLPDSMHLITLNWFKRCLYPEGENACEKAFWLNKCWKTKDPVHYFLP